Proteins co-encoded in one Dryobates pubescens isolate bDryPub1 chromosome 4, bDryPub1.pri, whole genome shotgun sequence genomic window:
- the GLYR1 gene encoding cytokine-like nuclear factor N-PAC isoform X1, with amino-acid sequence MAAVSLRLGDLVWGKLGRYPPWPGKIVNPPKDLKKPRGKKCFFVKFFGTEDHAWIKVEQLKPYHPHKEEMIKINKGKRFQQAVDAVEEFLRKNKGKDQASSHNSSEEKNRRNSSEERGKQSAGEEKRKASLSEGKLKKGTGEGKKRGSSVSSERGSKSPLKRTQDQSPRKRGRPPKDEKDLTIPESSTVKRVMTGTVAGFKWPPSVSEPVKDSDPHFHHFLLSQTEKPTVCYQAITKKLKVCEEETGSTSIQAADSTAVNGSITPTDKKIGFLGLGLMGSGIVSNLLKMGHTVTVWNRTAEKCDLFIQEGARLGRTPAEVVSTCDITFACVSDPKAAKDLVLGPSGVLQGIRPGKCYVDMSTVDADTVTELAQVIVSRGGRFLEAPVSGNQQLSNDGMLVILAAGDRGLYEDCSSCFQAMGKTSFFLGEVGNAAKMMLIVNMVQGSFMATIAEGLTLAQVTGQSQQTLLDILNQGQLASIFLDQKCQNILQGNFKPDFYLKYIQKDLRLAIALGDSVNHPTPMAAAANEVYKRAKALDQSDNDMSAVYRAYIH; translated from the exons TGCTTGGATCAAAGTGGAGCAGCTGAAGCCTTATCACCCTCACAAAGAGGAAATGATAAAGATTAATAAGGGTAAGCGCTTCCAGCAAGCTGTGGATGCTGTAGAGGAGTTTCTTagaaaaaacaaaggcaagGACCAG GCGTCTTCCCATAACTCCAGCGAAGAGAAGAACCGTCGTAACTCCAGCGAAGAGAGGGGCAAGCAgtctgctggagaagagaaacgCAAGGCCAGTTTGTCTGAAGGGAAGTTGAAGAAGGGCACAGGGGAAGGCAAAAAGAGGGGCTCTTCTGTCTCATCAGAGAGAGGATCAAAGTCGCCTTTGAAAAGAACCCAGGATCAGAGCCCCCGAAAGCGGGGGCGTCCGCCCAAGGATGAGAAG GACCTCACAATTCCAGAGTCAAGTACAGTGAAGAGGGTGATGACTGGAACAGTGGCTGGATTTAAATGGCCACCAAGCGTCAGTGAG CCTGTGAAGGACAGCGATCCACATTTTCATCACTTCCTGCTGAGCCAGACAGAGAAG CCAACTGTCTGCTATCAAGCCATCACAAAGAAGCTGAAAGTTTGTGAAGAG gaaaCAGGATCCACCTCCATCCaggcagcagacagcacagcagTCAATGGCAGTATCACACCTACAGACAAAAA GATAGGATTTCTTGGACTTGGCTTGATGGGAAGTGGCATTGTCTCCAACTTACTAAAGATGGGTCACACTGTCACCGTCTGGAACCGGACTGCTGAGAAG TGTGATTTGTTCATCCAGGAGGGGGCAAGGCTGGGAAGAACCCCCGCTGAAGTTGTCTCCACCTGTGACATCACCTTTGCCTGTGTATCAGATCCAAAAGCAGCGAAGGAT ctggtgctgggtcCGAGCGGGGTGTTGCAAGGGATTCGCCCAGGGAAGTGCTACGTGGACATGTCCACTGTGGATGCAGATACAGTGACAGAGCTGGCCCAG GTGATAGTGTCGAGGGGCGGTCGCTTTTTGGAAGCCCCAGTCTCAGGAAACCAGCAGCTGTCCAACGACGGGATGCTTGTGATCCTAGCGGCTGGCGACAGGGGGCTCTATGAGGACTGCAGTAGCTGTTTCCAGGCGATGGGGAAAACCTCTTTTTTTCTAG GTGAAGTAGGCAATGCTGCCAAGATGATGCTGATTGTGAACATGGTCCAAGGCAGCTTCATGGCAACGATAGCAGAAGGACTGACTTTGGCTCAAGTGACTGGCCAGTCCCAACAGACCCTTCTGGATATCCTCAATCAGGGACAACTTGCCAGCATCTTCCTGGACCAGAAGTGCCAAA ATATCTTGCAAGGAAACTTTAAACCTGATTTCTACCTGAAATACATACAGAAGGATCTTAGATTAGCTATTGCACTGGGCGATTCTGTCAACCACCCGACTcccatggcagctgctgccaacgAG GTCTATAAAAGAGCAAAAGCATTGGACCAATCAGACAACGACATGTCTGCAGTGTACAGGGCCTACATCCACTAG